In a genomic window of Candidatus Thermoplasmatota archaeon:
- a CDS encoding HD domain-containing protein, which yields MINRTQAMILLKKYVKTTNLIKHSLAVEAILKRTACYLRENEELWGLTGLLHDLDYDHTKDAPHTHASVTANLVQDLLPEEALHAIKAHNYQFTEQIPETQLDKALIAADAVLGLIIATALVMPSKKLREVTLKTLINKYKDKSFATGCNRKRIELCFDCGIDLEIFLELSLKALQNISEELGI from the coding sequence ATGATTAATCGAACGCAAGCAATGATACTACTCAAAAAATATGTTAAAACCACAAATCTGATAAAACATTCGTTAGCAGTTGAAGCTATTTTAAAACGGACGGCTTGTTATCTTCGTGAAAATGAAGAACTTTGGGGGTTGACTGGTCTTCTCCATGATCTTGACTATGATCATACGAAAGATGCTCCACATACCCATGCATCAGTAACAGCAAATCTTGTACAAGATTTATTGCCTGAAGAAGCACTGCATGCAATTAAAGCACATAATTATCAATTTACTGAGCAAATACCAGAAACACAACTTGACAAAGCATTAATTGCAGCTGATGCTGTTTTAGGTTTGATCATCGCTACAGCATTAGTCATGCCGTCAAAAAAACTCAGAGAGGTCACCTTAAAAACCCTGATTAATAAATATAAAGATAAATCATTTGCTACAGGATGTAACCGAAAAAGAATAGAACTCTGTTTCGACTGTGGTATTGATCTTGAAATATTCCTAGAATTAAGTCTCAAAGCATTACAAAACATCTCAGAAGAACTTGGCATATAA
- the eif1A gene encoding translation initiation factor eIF-1A: MDNFTHEENQEETTGEEYIRLPLPRKRDNEMFAIAERLMGGSRINVICEDGKSRLARIPGKMKRKARVRVGDLLIIKPWSIQDEKADIVFRYSRTQAISLSRRKLLPEEINVF; this comes from the coding sequence ATGGACAATTTTACCCACGAAGAAAATCAAGAAGAAACAACAGGAGAAGAATACATCCGCTTGCCATTACCCAGAAAACGCGATAACGAAATGTTTGCAATTGCTGAACGACTCATGGGCGGCTCACGCATTAATGTTATTTGCGAAGACGGAAAATCTCGACTGGCACGAATACCTGGAAAAATGAAACGAAAAGCACGAGTTCGAGTCGGTGATCTCCTCATTATAAAACCATGGTCAATCCAAGATGAAAAAGCAGACATCGTATTTCGATACAGCAGAACACAAGCAATTTCATTGAGTAGGCGAAAATTATTACCAGAGGAGATTAATGTCTTTTGA
- a CDS encoding serine protein kinase RIO — MSFEFDIHDKWLKKLDQQTRELLQKSGSDRKTLSEVFDRHTLLNIGKLISDQIIEYVDFPISTGKEANVFRAVTPNQEFVALKIYRTSTLTFKHIIHYIEGDPRFRFTTKNRRGIILEWAKKEFKNLERMHQEKIRVPVPIKRLENILVMEYIGSSQQPAPMLKDYKLKFPQRIFNSLTLSMKRLYQHAGLVHADLSPYNILLYKEKPVIIDVGQAVVLEHPSAEDFLKRDIHNIVSYFRKYKITASEEQILKKIHKQKGKV; from the coding sequence ATGTCTTTTGAGTTTGACATTCATGATAAATGGTTGAAAAAACTAGATCAGCAAACACGAGAACTTCTCCAGAAATCCGGTTCCGATCGAAAAACACTTAGTGAAGTTTTTGATCGCCATACACTTCTGAACATTGGAAAACTTATTTCTGATCAAATTATTGAGTATGTTGATTTTCCGATATCCACCGGAAAAGAAGCAAATGTATTTAGAGCAGTAACGCCAAACCAAGAATTTGTTGCACTTAAAATTTATCGCACTTCAACACTGACCTTTAAACATATTATCCACTATATCGAAGGAGACCCACGATTCCGATTTACTACAAAAAATCGCCGGGGCATTATCTTAGAATGGGCAAAAAAAGAATTTAAAAATTTAGAACGAATGCATCAGGAGAAAATACGGGTACCGGTACCAATTAAACGTCTTGAAAATATTCTTGTCATGGAGTATATTGGTTCGTCTCAACAACCTGCACCCATGCTGAAAGATTACAAATTAAAATTCCCTCAGAGGATATTCAATAGTCTGACTTTGTCCATGAAGAGGTTGTATCAACATGCTGGTTTGGTTCATGCAGATCTAAGTCCGTACAATATACTTTTATATAAGGAGAAACCTGTGATAATCGATGTTGGACAAGCAGTGGTTCTAGAACATCCCTCTGCAGAAGATTTTTTAAAACGAGATATTCATAATATTGTTTCATATTTCAGAAAATACAAAATAACTGCCTCTGAAGAACAAATCCTGAAAAAAATACATAAACAGAAGGGAAAAGTATGA
- a CDS encoding KH domain-containing protein produces the protein MRYLRIPKERIGVLIGPNGEIKKQIEQRSQTKIEIDSNEGEICIDDHETHDQLSILKAEDVIKAIGRGFSPERAMLLFQEENEFFLFDIYDYGGKKETHITRLKSRIIGREGKTKKTIEQLTDAQISIYGHTVAVISHFETMDLVKRAIDMLLSGSEHQTVYRFLEREMKKLRLGLV, from the coding sequence ATGAGATATTTACGAATTCCAAAAGAACGAATTGGTGTGCTAATTGGCCCAAATGGGGAAATAAAAAAACAAATCGAACAAAGGTCACAGACAAAAATCGAGATCGATTCAAATGAAGGAGAAATCTGTATCGACGACCACGAAACGCATGATCAACTTTCAATTTTAAAGGCAGAGGATGTCATAAAAGCAATCGGACGAGGATTTTCACCTGAACGTGCAATGCTTTTATTCCAAGAAGAAAACGAGTTTTTCCTTTTTGATATCTACGACTACGGTGGTAAAAAAGAAACCCATATTACTCGGTTAAAAAGCCGAATCATCGGCAGAGAAGGAAAAACAAAAAAAACCATTGAACAATTAACCGATGCTCAAATCTCCATTTATGGTCATACTGTTGCTGTAATATCTCATTTTGAAACAATGGATCTCGTAAAACGCGCCATAGACATGCTTCTCAGTGGTAGCGAACATCAAACTGTGTATCGTTTTCTTGAACGTGAAATGAAAAAACTCCGTTTAGGTTTAGTATAG
- a CDS encoding NAD+ synthase, whose amino-acid sequence MKSIDFSLMINPEEVSTILQEFIKTYVHTSGYDDVVLGLSGGIDSSVVAVLCTKALGRNHVHGVFMPDETTPPQDRKDLELLIQTVGISCTEINITPILQSIMKVYPQKINQLTLANIKTRIRMVLLFTFANEKRSLVCGTSNKSEFLIGYFTKYGDGGVDLQPLGDLYKTQVFHLAQYLNIPEQFLSKPPSAGLWAGQTDEKEIGLSYQILDKILYGLELKIDDAIIQKEAGVQQKDIDYVKNRWKTSQHKRRMPLIPKIGIRTPGFDWRSSIQKE is encoded by the coding sequence ATGAAAAGTATCGATTTTTCTCTAATGATTAATCCTGAAGAAGTTTCTACGATTCTCCAAGAGTTCATTAAAACCTATGTGCATACCTCAGGATATGATGACGTAGTTCTTGGTCTATCAGGAGGGATTGATTCATCAGTGGTTGCTGTTTTATGCACGAAAGCACTTGGAAGAAATCATGTTCATGGAGTATTTATGCCGGATGAAACAACGCCACCTCAGGACAGAAAAGATCTCGAACTTCTTATTCAAACAGTAGGTATTTCGTGCACCGAGATCAACATTACTCCAATACTTCAATCTATTATGAAGGTTTATCCACAGAAAATAAACCAATTAACATTAGCAAATATAAAAACTCGTATCCGGATGGTATTGCTATTTACATTTGCCAACGAGAAAAGAAGTCTTGTCTGTGGTACGTCAAATAAATCAGAATTTTTAATAGGATATTTTACAAAATATGGAGATGGTGGTGTTGATCTCCAACCACTTGGAGATCTCTATAAAACTCAAGTTTTTCATCTGGCACAATACCTTAACATACCAGAACAGTTTCTCTCAAAACCTCCGTCAGCTGGATTATGGGCTGGACAAACAGATGAAAAAGAAATTGGATTATCCTATCAGATTCTTGATAAAATTTTATATGGTCTTGAACTAAAAATCGATGATGCTATAATTCAAAAAGAAGCAGGAGTTCAACAAAAAGATATTGACTACGTCAAAAATCGATGGAAAACTAGCCAACATAAACGACGGATGCCACTTATCCCAAAAATAGGGATACGGACACCAGGATTTGATTGGCGTTCATCAATTCAAAAAGAATAA
- a CDS encoding phosphoribosylaminoimidazolesuccinocarboxamide synthase: MVVQTVVQTELPFKILNRGKVRDLYEIDNKLLIVATDRISAFDHVLPDPIPKKGICLTQLSKFWFEFTQDIVPNHFITADIEKYPAKLREHKTSLKYRSMLVKKAKVLPVECIVRGYISGSAWNSYKQDGTVCGIKLRKGLRESDKFDEPLFTPSTKAASGHDINISFEKMKNIIGLKNATKLKEYSLALYSTAADYALKRGIIIADTKFEFGVLNNEIILVDEILTPDSSRFWPADSYEPGKPQPSFDKQYVRDYLLSIGYDKDSTPPHLPDSVIQVTQQKYQDAYELLTGKKFSFR, encoded by the coding sequence ATGGTTGTACAGACTGTTGTTCAAACGGAATTGCCTTTTAAAATTCTTAATCGCGGTAAAGTTCGCGATCTCTACGAGATTGACAATAAACTTCTCATTGTGGCAACTGATCGCATTTCAGCATTTGATCATGTCCTTCCAGATCCAATCCCTAAAAAAGGAATATGTTTAACTCAACTATCAAAATTTTGGTTCGAGTTTACTCAAGATATTGTCCCAAATCATTTTATTACTGCAGATATAGAAAAATATCCTGCAAAACTTCGTGAACATAAGACATCTCTCAAATATCGTAGTATGCTAGTAAAAAAAGCAAAAGTTCTACCTGTTGAATGCATTGTTCGAGGTTACATCTCTGGGTCTGCCTGGAATTCTTATAAACAGGATGGAACAGTTTGTGGTATAAAATTAAGAAAAGGTTTACGCGAATCAGATAAATTTGATGAGCCTTTATTTACTCCTTCAACTAAGGCAGCCTCAGGTCATGATATTAATATTTCATTTGAAAAAATGAAGAACATCATTGGATTAAAAAATGCTACGAAACTCAAAGAATATTCGTTGGCATTATATTCAACAGCTGCTGATTATGCGTTAAAACGAGGCATTATCATTGCTGATACTAAATTTGAATTCGGTGTGCTTAATAATGAAATTATTCTTGTAGATGAAATTCTTACTCCGGATTCTTCTCGGTTCTGGCCAGCAGATTCATATGAACCTGGAAAACCACAGCCAAGTTTTGATAAACAATACGTTCGAGATTATCTTCTCTCGATAGGATATGATAAAGATTCAACGCCACCTCATCTTCCGGATTCAGTAATTCAGGTAACTCAGCAGAAATATCAAGATGCATATGAGTTGTTAACCGGGAAAAAGTTTTCTTTCAGATAA
- the metG gene encoding methionine--tRNA ligase, with amino-acid sequence MSSKIFIGVAWPYANGSLHLGHIAGCYLPADIFARFHRLKGDDVLMVSGSDEHGTPITITADNEKTTPQEIVDRYHQEHKENMRQFGISFDLFTRTTTKNHEQVVQEIFTILYTKKYIYKSTIQAYYCERCHRFLPDRYIEGICPCCHREGARGDQCDHCGKLLECFELDQVKCKLCGTPPVIRSTEHFFFALSKFESPLLQYIQGNTHWRANVLRFTENWLKGGLKDRAITRDITWGIPVPLPGFEEKRIYVWFDAVIGYLSASKEWACAQGKKDLWEMWWKNTNCKHYYFLAKDNIPFHSIIWPSILMGYDHHLNLPYDIPANEYLLLKGEQFSKSRKIAIWVPDILQKVDPDAVRYYLSINMPENKDTNWLWNDFIAKNNDELVGTYGNFVHRVLTFINKNFGVLRKPETFTSADKEALKKIQETSQEVSDAISHCMFKKGLRSAMNLAQYGNVYFDQNQPWILVKKDTERCNTVLYVCLKIIQALAVFTAPYLPFGSHTIWNSIGFTKPISRWDDAFSELPENKHIDKPLPVFKKLELSMIVETTDPFSKVDLRVAKIEHVQDHPKADKLYILSIDIGPLGKRTIVAGIKPYYSKDELQGKKIVIVNNLKPATIRGIESKGMLLAAGDDIGTVVLLNPGDAYPGAEILVEGIPHEPVSVLEFDDFKSIQMTTNDNDEIVYNGKPLKIKNITVKTDKKIKPGSQVR; translated from the coding sequence ATGAGTTCCAAGATATTTATCGGTGTTGCATGGCCCTATGCAAATGGATCATTACACTTAGGACATATCGCTGGATGTTATCTACCTGCTGATATATTTGCTCGATTTCATCGATTAAAAGGTGATGATGTCCTGATGGTTTCAGGAAGCGATGAACATGGGACTCCAATTACAATTACAGCAGATAACGAAAAAACTACACCGCAGGAGATCGTTGATCGTTATCATCAAGAGCATAAGGAGAATATGCGGCAATTCGGAATTTCATTTGATCTTTTTACCCGAACTACAACCAAAAACCATGAACAGGTTGTTCAAGAGATATTTACAATCTTGTATACTAAAAAGTATATCTATAAAAGTACGATCCAAGCATATTACTGTGAACGCTGTCATCGTTTTCTACCTGATCGCTATATTGAAGGAATCTGTCCTTGTTGTCACAGAGAAGGGGCACGGGGAGATCAGTGTGATCACTGTGGAAAACTGTTAGAATGTTTCGAACTTGACCAGGTGAAATGTAAACTCTGCGGTACACCACCAGTTATTCGTTCAACTGAGCATTTCTTTTTTGCTTTAAGTAAGTTTGAATCACCGCTTCTTCAGTATATTCAAGGAAACACTCATTGGCGGGCAAACGTTTTAAGATTTACTGAAAATTGGCTAAAAGGAGGTCTGAAAGATCGAGCGATAACCCGGGATATAACCTGGGGGATTCCTGTGCCGTTACCCGGTTTTGAAGAAAAAAGAATATACGTTTGGTTTGATGCGGTCATTGGATATCTTTCAGCAAGCAAGGAATGGGCATGCGCTCAAGGAAAAAAAGACCTCTGGGAAATGTGGTGGAAAAATACCAACTGTAAACATTATTATTTCCTGGCAAAAGACAATATTCCCTTTCATTCAATTATCTGGCCTTCAATTCTTATGGGATATGATCACCATTTGAATCTGCCGTATGATATTCCAGCAAATGAATATCTTCTCCTCAAAGGAGAACAGTTTTCAAAAAGCAGAAAAATTGCAATTTGGGTTCCAGACATTCTACAAAAAGTCGATCCCGATGCCGTTCGATATTATCTTTCAATTAACATGCCTGAAAATAAAGATACGAATTGGTTATGGAACGATTTTATAGCAAAAAATAATGATGAGCTTGTAGGGACGTATGGAAATTTTGTTCATAGGGTACTTACTTTTATCAACAAAAACTTTGGTGTGCTCAGGAAACCAGAAACATTTACAAGTGCTGACAAAGAAGCATTGAAAAAGATACAGGAAACCTCGCAAGAGGTAAGCGATGCGATCAGTCACTGCATGTTTAAAAAAGGTCTCCGTTCAGCAATGAATCTAGCACAATATGGAAATGTTTATTTTGATCAGAACCAACCATGGATCTTGGTAAAAAAAGATACAGAACGTTGCAATACTGTTTTATATGTGTGTCTGAAAATCATTCAGGCATTAGCAGTATTCACAGCACCGTACCTTCCTTTTGGTTCTCATACGATATGGAACAGCATTGGTTTTACCAAGCCGATATCACGTTGGGATGATGCTTTTTCTGAACTTCCAGAAAATAAACACATTGATAAACCCCTTCCTGTTTTCAAAAAATTGGAGCTTTCTATGATTGTTGAAACTACCGACCCGTTTTCAAAGGTTGATCTTCGTGTTGCAAAAATTGAGCACGTTCAAGATCATCCAAAGGCAGATAAACTCTACATCCTATCTATTGATATCGGTCCACTTGGAAAAAGGACGATAGTTGCTGGAATCAAACCATATTATTCAAAAGACGAACTTCAGGGAAAAAAAATCGTAATTGTTAATAATCTGAAACCTGCGACAATTCGAGGTATTGAATCAAAAGGAATGCTCCTTGCTGCAGGAGATGATATAGGTACTGTTGTTTTGCTTAACCCAGGAGATGCATATCCTGGGGCTGAGATTCTTGTTGAAGGTATACCCCATGAGCCAGTCTCTGTTTTAGAATTTGATGATTTCAAATCTATACAGATGACCACAAATGACAATGACGAAATTGTGTACAACGGAAAGCCACTTAAAATCAAAAACATTACTGTTAAAACTGATAAAAAAATTAAACCCGGTTCGCAGGTTCGATAA
- the dnaG gene encoding DNA primase DnaG, whose protein sequence is MVIDPSTTKYLIKAKIRADGIIEKSDVVGAIFGQTEGLLGDELDLRELQRSARVGRIEVDIESKNGKSEGMITLPTSLDKVETVILAAAFESIDRVGPCKATIKVDEVEDVRVSRRKQVIERAKQLLNEIMEKSKTEGESISDNVRQSIQIEEITSYGQDHCPAGPNIQESDAIIIVEGRRDVLNLLKYGIKNVIAVGGTNVPKTVIDLTKEKITTVFVDGDRGGELILKELLQVADVDFIARAPQTREVEEIPQKLIMKALKNKIPREQYMDMYNIKIERDDLRQNGDDRQQKSKKELFQQKKKERRDEQEQFQEQPQEKPQQPQLEEEPPEITPEKQKHYEQILNDISGSLKAVLFDSNGNELRKIPVRELTDEIKKDDHVTAVVFDGIITQRLLDIANNKNVREIVGIKLGNVVKLPKAIKVLTKNDFQK, encoded by the coding sequence ATGGTAATAGATCCATCAACAACAAAATATCTAATTAAGGCTAAAATTCGAGCAGACGGAATTATTGAAAAATCTGATGTCGTCGGTGCTATTTTTGGTCAGACCGAAGGTCTTCTTGGCGACGAGCTTGATCTTCGTGAGCTTCAACGATCAGCGAGGGTTGGTAGAATAGAAGTCGACATTGAATCAAAAAATGGAAAAAGTGAAGGAATGATTACCTTACCAACATCCCTTGATAAAGTTGAAACAGTTATTCTTGCCGCTGCATTTGAAAGCATCGATCGAGTTGGTCCTTGTAAGGCAACCATTAAAGTTGATGAAGTTGAAGATGTTCGCGTATCCCGAAGGAAACAAGTCATCGAACGCGCAAAACAGTTACTCAACGAGATCATGGAAAAAAGTAAAACAGAAGGGGAAAGCATCTCTGATAATGTTCGACAATCAATTCAGATTGAAGAAATTACATCTTATGGTCAAGATCATTGCCCTGCTGGTCCGAACATTCAAGAAAGCGACGCGATCATTATCGTTGAAGGACGACGTGATGTATTGAATCTATTGAAATACGGGATAAAAAATGTTATCGCTGTCGGTGGGACCAATGTTCCAAAAACCGTTATTGATCTGACAAAAGAGAAAATTACCACGGTTTTTGTTGACGGTGATCGTGGCGGAGAACTTATTTTAAAGGAATTATTACAAGTAGCAGATGTTGATTTTATCGCTCGAGCACCTCAAACTCGAGAAGTCGAAGAAATTCCGCAGAAACTAATCATGAAAGCATTGAAAAATAAGATACCCCGTGAACAATACATGGATATGTATAACATCAAAATAGAACGAGATGATCTGAGACAGAACGGCGATGATCGACAGCAGAAATCAAAAAAAGAGTTATTCCAACAGAAGAAAAAAGAACGACGAGATGAACAAGAACAATTCCAAGAACAACCGCAAGAAAAACCACAACAACCACAACTTGAAGAAGAACCTCCTGAGATTACTCCAGAAAAACAAAAACATTATGAACAAATACTCAATGATATTTCAGGATCCCTGAAAGCAGTGTTATTCGATAGTAATGGGAATGAACTTCGAAAAATACCCGTGCGAGAACTCACCGATGAAATAAAAAAAGATGATCATGTTACCGCTGTTGTCTTTGATGGTATTATTACACAACGACTTCTTGATATTGCAAATAATAAAAATGTTCGCGAAATCGTAGGGATAAAACTTGGCAACGTAGTAAAATTACCCAAAGCGATAAAAGTTTTAACGAAGAACGATTTTCAGAAATAA
- a CDS encoding UPF0058 family protein, whose protein sequence is MQKDELIQLHTFLYQIRTQLEQLCENNNGGCKPSSYEKLEITPYQIHKSKREHKLAVFTLSKDIASILSNNTHDPSLEKIANRLDQMMLRFMTDKEKSTMINP, encoded by the coding sequence ATGCAGAAAGACGAATTGATACAACTTCATACTTTTTTATATCAGATACGAACACAACTTGAACAACTTTGTGAAAATAACAATGGTGGATGTAAACCATCATCATATGAAAAACTTGAGATTACACCCTACCAGATCCACAAATCAAAACGAGAGCATAAACTTGCGGTTTTTACACTAAGTAAAGACATCGCGTCAATATTATCAAATAATACTCATGATCCAAGTCTTGAAAAAATCGCAAATCGTCTGGACCAGATGATGCTTCGTTTTATGACTGATAAAGAGAAATCAACGATGATTAATCCGTAA
- the rimI gene encoding ribosomal protein S18-alanine N-acetyltransferase has protein sequence MVLIRRVCAEDIVTVVRLASENLPERYNPAIFNHFYEQFPQGFLVAEDQGGLVGFLIGVKTSHTTARILMLAVVSSQRRKKIGSLLLYHFVETMELYQINIIELEVRTSNTPAIRFYTKHGFIIQGTLKNFYQNHEDAYLMILPLRINHR, from the coding sequence GTGGTTTTGATACGTCGTGTTTGCGCAGAAGACATCGTCACGGTAGTTAGACTAGCATCTGAGAATTTACCAGAGCGCTATAATCCTGCTATTTTTAATCATTTTTATGAACAATTTCCTCAGGGTTTCCTAGTTGCTGAAGATCAGGGTGGTCTTGTTGGTTTTCTCATTGGGGTTAAAACGAGTCATACGACTGCTCGGATTCTCATGCTTGCTGTTGTTTCTTCCCAACGACGAAAAAAAATCGGGTCGTTATTGCTTTACCATTTTGTTGAAACTATGGAACTATATCAGATTAACATCATTGAACTTGAAGTTCGAACGAGTAATACTCCAGCTATTCGATTTTATACAAAGCATGGCTTTATCATTCAAGGTACCTTAAAAAATTTTTATCAAAACCATGAAGATGCATATTTAATGATTTTACCGTTACGGATTAATCATCGTTGA